A genomic window from Scomber scombrus chromosome 18, fScoSco1.1, whole genome shotgun sequence includes:
- the tmem100a gene encoding transmembrane protein 100, producing the protein MQEEANKDTMRTPATLEKANNSERPVSGVPSVNIPLVNEVQLTAATGGAELSCYRCTVPFGVVVLIAGIVVTAVAYSFNSHGSTISYFGLVLLSSGLLLLASSVVCWKMRLERKKERRRESQTVLVTNHRSIFT; encoded by the coding sequence ATGCAAGAAGAAGCTAATAAAGACACCATGAGAACGCCAGCGACCCTTGAGAAAGCCAATAACAGCGAGCGTCCTGTGTCCGGCGTGCCGTCGGTGAACATCCCTCTGGTCAACGAGGTCCAGCTGACCGCAGCGACCGGCGGGGCGGAGTTGTCCTGCTACCGCTGCACAGTCCCGTTCGGCGTGGTCGTGCTCATCGCAGGCATCGTTGTCACCGCCGTTGCTTACAGCTTCAACTCGCACGGATCCACCATCTCCTACTTCGGCCTGGTGCTCCTGTCGTCCGGACTGTTGCTCTTAGCGTCCAGCGTCGTCTGCTGGAAGATGAGactggagaggaagaaggagaggcgACGGGAGAGCCAAACCGTCCTTGTTACGAATCACAGGAGTATTTTTACTTGA
- the pctp gene encoding LOW QUALITY PROTEIN: phosphatidylcholine transfer protein (The sequence of the model RefSeq protein was modified relative to this genomic sequence to represent the inferred CDS: deleted 2 bases in 2 codons), translating into MERAVMSLRFTDEDFESAWGELDEPHLDGGWELFTETMGVKIYRLFDKETGLYEYKIFGVLASCPAELCAEVYMDLTYRKHWDGYVKVPTTPRS; encoded by the exons atggaaa gAGCCGTCATGTCGCTGCGGTTTACAGATGAGGACTTTGAGAGCGCGTGGGGGGAGCTGGACGAGCCACATCTGGATGGAGGATGGGAGCTTTTCACC GAGACGATGGGAGTCAAAATCTACCGGCTCTTCGATAAG GAAACCGGACTTTACGAGTACAAAATCTTTGGTGTGCTCGCCTCCTGCCCTGCAGAGCTGTGTGCAGAA GTCTACATGGACCTGACCTATCGGAAACACTGGGATGGATATGTGAAAG ttccCACCACCCCTCGTTCCTAA